The Pseudomonas fluorescens genome segment CTTCACGGTTATCCCCGCGCGGGTTGGAACTGAACAGCACGCCGCCCGGTTTCAATGTCCCGTGCAACTGCTTCAAGACTCGTGGCAATTCCTGCAACGGCACATGAAACAGCACCGCATTGGCGAAGATGCCGTCGAAGCGTTCTGGCGGCAGATCCAGCTTCAGGAAATCCTGGCACCACACTTCACAGCCACTGTCCTCCCGAGCCATCTGCGCGAATTTTTCCGCACCGTCGAGGCCGACGGCTATGTGACCCATCCGTGTGAAAGTCTGCAAATCCCGACCCGGTCCGCAGCCGAAATCGAGGATGGAAAA includes the following:
- a CDS encoding class I SAM-dependent methyltransferase translates to MKQTPTDLEQITSTTLGHYNSVAEDFREGTRDHDVSQNIDALLRHIQGDAPFSILDFGCGPGRDLQTFTRMGHIAVGLDGAEKFAQMAREDSGCEVWCQDFLKLDLPPERFDGIFANAVLFHVPLQELPRVLKQLHGTLKPGGVLFSSNPRGDNREGWNGPRYGSYHDLEAWRGLLTAAGFVELEHYYRPTGLPREQQPWLASVWRKI